A single window of Syntrophotalea acetylenica DNA harbors:
- a CDS encoding ExbD/TolR family protein, whose translation MAFLRKKRETPRVDLTSMVDVVFLLLIFFMISTTFVESPGIDVKLPESSSQASKTEVREVKVYLSRNGDISLGQEKVTQEQLESRLRAYGPAARGMTFVLLADRDARHGQVVRLMDMAKVHGFGKLAIATEYVKSP comes from the coding sequence ATGGCCTTTCTTCGTAAAAAGCGCGAAACTCCCCGGGTCGATTTGACATCGATGGTCGACGTGGTATTTCTGTTGCTGATTTTTTTCATGATCTCGACAACCTTTGTGGAATCGCCCGGCATCGATGTCAAACTTCCCGAATCCTCTTCCCAGGCATCCAAAACCGAGGTCCGCGAGGTCAAGGTCTATCTGTCCCGAAACGGCGATATCTCTCTTGGCCAGGAAAAAGTGACTCAGGAACAACTCGAAAGCCGATTGCGAGCCTATGGCCCCGCCGCCCGTGGCATGACCTTCGTTCTGCTGGCCGACAGGGACGCCCGTCATGGGCAGGTGGTGCGGTTGATGGATATGGCCAAGGTTCACGGCTTCGGCAAGCTGGCCATCGCTACGGAATACGTCAAGTCGCCATGA
- a CDS encoding cation diffusion facilitator family transporter translates to MKQPLTEFKPPMNMPKNPKIRAAHISMMTATGLTVLKLVTGWLTGSMAVLSSAIDSLLDIIMSVANFLAIRHAEQPADPKHPFGHGKFETLATIIQALIIGLSGSWVCYESAHRLLTGVTLGRLEGGMIVLAFSAIVSWQIGRFLLRTARETESSALKADALHFTMDVYTNLTLLAGLVAIRLFKIAWLDPALSIVVALYIFYQAFGLFRYGLGDILDERLPETIRAEIARIIDQHSDHLIGYHRLRTRRAGSQKIIDFHLTLCKHMSVEEAHEIADHLESHMKEKIGRADITIHVEPCPYEVCPGRHKCPGDYPLIKDTNATPEQTDRS, encoded by the coding sequence ATGAAGCAGCCTCTCACTGAATTCAAACCGCCGATGAATATGCCCAAAAATCCTAAAATTCGCGCCGCACACATTTCCATGATGACGGCCACAGGCTTGACAGTACTGAAACTGGTCACGGGGTGGTTGACCGGATCGATGGCGGTGCTCTCTTCGGCGATCGATTCCCTGCTGGACATTATCATGTCCGTGGCCAATTTTCTCGCTATCCGCCATGCGGAGCAGCCCGCGGACCCCAAACACCCCTTCGGTCACGGCAAATTCGAGACCCTGGCAACCATTATCCAGGCCCTGATCATCGGCCTTTCCGGTTCCTGGGTCTGTTATGAGTCAGCCCACCGGTTGCTGACCGGGGTCACCCTGGGGCGCCTCGAAGGCGGCATGATCGTCCTGGCCTTCAGCGCCATCGTCTCCTGGCAGATCGGCCGGTTTCTGCTGCGCACCGCCCGCGAAACAGAATCGAGCGCACTGAAGGCCGACGCGCTGCACTTCACCATGGACGTCTATACCAACCTGACCCTGCTGGCCGGTCTGGTGGCCATCCGCCTCTTCAAGATCGCGTGGCTCGATCCGGCGCTGTCCATTGTCGTGGCCCTGTACATTTTCTATCAGGCTTTCGGATTGTTTCGCTACGGACTGGGTGACATTCTCGATGAACGGCTTCCCGAAACCATTCGCGCGGAGATCGCCAGGATCATCGACCAGCACAGTGACCATCTCATCGGCTACCACCGGCTTCGTACCCGTCGGGCCGGCTCGCAGAAGATCATCGATTTTCATCTCACCCTGTGCAAACACATGTCGGTCGAGGAAGCCCACGAAATCGCCGACCACCTGGAAAGCCATATGAAGGAAAAAATCGGCCGTGCCGACATTACCATCCATGTAGAGCCGTGTCCCTACGAGGTCTGTCCCGGCCGACACAAATGCCCCGGCGATTATCCTCTGATCAAGGATACAAACGCGACACCAGAGCAGACGGATCGCTCCTGA
- a CDS encoding 6-phosphofructokinase, with translation MSRCIAILNGGGDCPGLNGVIRAVVRAAVLQRGWRVLGIEDGFDGLVEGPRCRELDIRAVRGILPRGGTILGTSNRGNPFRYPLTDSDGNISLCDVSQRVVDNFHRLGADALVAVGGDGTLKIARRLSHLGMPMVGVPKTIDNDLRETDVTFGYNTAVGIVTEALDRLQTTAESHHRVMVVEVMGRDAGWIALESGIAGSAEVILLPEIPFDLDLVCEHIMRRRQAGSRFSIVVVAEGAFPRGGGKVVQATAEQTHGLERLGGIGHFVAGEIERRKGLETRVVVLGHTQRGGTPSPFDRILASRFGVQAVELIEKHEYGTMVALRGRNVVSIPIEHAVNGQNLVDPAGNLAWTAEQLGIHLGR, from the coding sequence ATGAGTCGATGTATTGCCATCCTGAATGGCGGTGGGGATTGCCCCGGACTGAACGGCGTTATCCGGGCGGTGGTGCGTGCCGCGGTTCTGCAGCGTGGATGGCGTGTTCTGGGGATCGAGGACGGCTTTGACGGACTGGTCGAAGGTCCGCGTTGCCGTGAACTCGACATCCGCGCGGTGCGCGGTATTCTGCCACGTGGCGGAACGATTCTCGGCACCAGCAACCGGGGCAACCCGTTTCGCTATCCGCTCACCGACAGCGACGGCAATATTTCCCTGTGCGATGTGTCGCAACGGGTTGTGGATAATTTTCACCGTCTGGGAGCGGATGCGCTGGTCGCTGTTGGTGGCGACGGTACGCTCAAGATCGCGCGGCGGCTGAGCCACCTGGGCATGCCAATGGTCGGGGTGCCCAAGACCATCGATAACGATCTGCGGGAGACGGATGTCACTTTCGGTTACAACACCGCTGTCGGTATTGTTACCGAAGCCCTTGACCGGCTGCAAACCACGGCCGAAAGCCACCACCGGGTCATGGTTGTCGAGGTCATGGGGCGGGACGCGGGCTGGATTGCCCTGGAATCGGGCATCGCCGGTTCGGCGGAGGTGATCCTGTTGCCGGAGATACCATTCGATCTGGATCTGGTCTGCGAGCATATCATGCGCCGGCGCCAGGCCGGCAGCCGCTTTTCCATCGTGGTGGTTGCGGAAGGGGCCTTCCCCCGAGGTGGGGGCAAGGTTGTGCAGGCCACCGCCGAGCAGACTCACGGGCTGGAGCGGCTGGGCGGCATCGGCCATTTCGTTGCCGGGGAAATCGAACGGCGCAAGGGTCTTGAAACCCGGGTGGTGGTGCTGGGGCACACTCAACGCGGTGGCACTCCATCGCCTTTTGACCGTATTCTGGCCAGTCGTTTCGGCGTGCAGGCCGTCGAACTCATCGAAAAACATGAATACGGCACCATGGTCGCATTGCGCGGTCGCAACGTCGTGAGTATCCCCATCGAACATGCCGTGAACGGCCAGAACCTGGTGGATCCGGCCGGGAACCTGGCCTGGACGGCGGAGCAGCTCGGCATCCATTTGGGGCGCTGA
- a CDS encoding ROK family protein has protein sequence MKQQTVIGIDLGGTNCRGALVGANGEIVAPQRIETAIAEGFDVFWARLVDFCRSLMGEGELRGCPVAGLGIGVPGLVARDGTVREAPNLAALDGFALTSRLEAELGIAVRVVNDVNAIALGEAQRGAGRAFGSFLMMTLGTGVGGGLILARQLWYGADGAAGEIGHVVVRPGGYPCGCGSRGCLEQYAAGPSILRAFHQLRSRSAMVAPRYARIRSAEEVAAAARQGCEAAQQAFAMAGCCIGQVLAGVANLLNLDGVVIGGGVADSFDLFIPSLRTEIDRRAFGVTAQRLQVVKAALGSQAGILGAAQLVREMI, from the coding sequence ATGAAACAGCAGACCGTGATCGGTATCGATCTCGGGGGGACCAACTGCCGGGGCGCCCTGGTCGGCGCCAACGGTGAAATTGTCGCTCCGCAACGTATCGAGACCGCCATTGCCGAAGGGTTCGACGTTTTTTGGGCGCGCCTGGTTGATTTCTGCCGATCGCTGATGGGCGAGGGGGAGCTGCGGGGTTGCCCTGTGGCCGGTTTGGGAATCGGGGTTCCCGGTCTCGTGGCTCGCGACGGCACGGTCAGGGAGGCCCCGAATCTTGCAGCGCTCGATGGTTTCGCACTGACCAGCCGGCTTGAGGCCGAACTCGGCATTGCGGTGCGTGTGGTCAACGATGTCAACGCCATTGCGTTGGGTGAAGCGCAGCGGGGCGCCGGCAGGGCGTTCGGCAGTTTTTTGATGATGACCCTTGGTACCGGTGTCGGTGGCGGCCTGATTCTGGCGCGCCAGCTGTGGTACGGTGCCGATGGCGCGGCCGGAGAAATAGGGCACGTCGTTGTAAGGCCGGGGGGGTATCCCTGCGGCTGCGGATCCCGCGGCTGTCTTGAACAATACGCGGCCGGACCCTCCATCCTGCGGGCGTTCCATCAACTTCGATCCCGTTCTGCCATGGTTGCCCCCCGGTATGCCCGCATCCGCAGTGCCGAAGAGGTGGCGGCCGCTGCTCGGCAGGGCTGCGAAGCGGCGCAGCAGGCGTTTGCCATGGCCGGATGTTGTATCGGCCAGGTTTTGGCTGGCGTCGCCAACCTTTTGAACCTTGACGGTGTCGTCATCGGCGGCGGCGTCGCCGACAGTTTTGATCTTTTCATACCGTCGCTTCGCACCGAAATTGATCGGCGGGCGTTCGGCGTAACCGCCCAAAGGCTGCAGGTGGTGAAGGCCGCTTTGGGCAGTCAGGCAGGCATCCTTGGTGCCGCCCAACTGGTGCGTGAAATGATTTAA